A part of Larimichthys crocea isolate SSNF chromosome VII, L_crocea_2.0, whole genome shotgun sequence genomic DNA contains:
- the lipt2 gene encoding octanoyl-[acyl-carrier-protein]:protein N-octanoyltransferase LIPT2, mitochondrial isoform X2, with protein sequence MQGSRPVVEVVRLGLVSYQEALRLQQVYVNRHRAGPAHALLLCEHPPVFTTGIRHKPYPAAMLDRLRLLGADVQRTNRGGLITFHGPGQLVCYPVLNLSDFKKSVRWYVCELEKTIISACRRFGIEASTSPHTGVWVGDNKICAIGIHCGRYVTSHGLALNCNTDMSWFGHIVPCGIEGKGVTSLSAELQRDVSVEETIPHLLDAFRDQFNCQLTDGQTPETDQDTAQHHQRRD encoded by the exons ATGCAGGGCAGCAGGCCTGTGGTGGAGGTGGTCCGTCTGGGCCTGGTCTCCTACCAGGAAGCTTTGCGGCTGCAGCAGGTCTATGTGAACCGGCACCGGGCCGGTCCAGCTCacgctctgctgctgtgtgagcaCCCGCCGGTCTTTACCACCGGGATCCGCCACAAGCCTTACCCCGCCGCCATGCTGGACCGCCTCCGCCTGCTGGGGGCCGACGTCCAGCGCACTAACCGCGGAGGACTCATCACCTTCCACGGGCCGGGACAGCTGGTCTGCTACCCGGTCCTGAACCTGAGCGACTTCAAGAAG AGTGTCCGATGGTATGTCTGTGAGCTGGAGAAGACCATCATCTCCGCCTGCAGGCGGTTCGGGATCGAGGCGTCAACATCTCCTCACACTGGAGTTTGGGTCGGAGACAACAAGATCTGTGCCATCG GAATCCACTGCGGTCGGTACGTCACGTCTCACGGCTTGGCTCTGAACTGTAACACGGACATGTCGTGGTTCGGACACATCGTCCCGTGCGGTATCGAAGGTAAAGGAGTGACGTCACTGagtgctgagctgcagagagacgTTAGCGTGGAGGAAACCATCCCTCACCTGCTGGACGCCTTCAGAGACCAGTTCAACTGTCAGCTGACGGATGGACAAACACCTGAAACTGATCAGGACACAGCGCAGCATCATCAGCGTAGAGACTGA
- the pgm2l1 gene encoding glucose 1,6-bisphosphate synthase, which yields MGDVNANSRCQSTGDPQLDKAVHQWLTWDQNRWTRAQVEALVAAGRLDDLRNRLCSRMSFGTAGLRAPMGAGFSRINDLTVIQSTQGLHSYLSRYFADFSSRGVVVGFDTRGQEESGCSSQRLATLAAAVMLSRDVPVHLFSTFVPTPYVPYAVRKLGAAAGVMITASHNPKEDNGYKVYWCNGAQISAPHDKEILRSIVHQLEPWSASCWDEELVETSPLRTDPLIQINSCYMDELTSLCFHRDLNRSCPLKFVHSSFHGVGHVYVQQAFQTFGFTPPIPVPEQKDPDPNFSSVRCPNPEEGESVLKLSLLLAEKENARIVLATDPDADRLAVAEKSDRCGWKVFTGNELAALLGWWMLFNWKEAHPDPADSQKVYMLATTVSSKILQAFARMEGFCFEETLPGFKWIGNRIHELSKTGNSVIFAFEESIGFLCGSLVPEKDGVSAAAVVAEMAAYLHNKNLSLNQQLHNIYQTYGYHVSKTSYVICNDPPTIQKIFSRIRNFDGEGSYPKTCGGVQIIHVRDVTTGYDNSQPDLRSVLPVTSSSHMITFTLQNGIVATLRTSGTEPKIKFYTEYCAAPGVSEVSSLEAELRKTTGALLDEFLEPEKNNLIRRCV from the exons ATGGGGGACGTGAACGCGAACTCCCGGTGCCAGAGCACCGGCGACCCGCAGCTGGACAAGGCGGTGCACCAGTGGCTCACCTGggaccag AACCGATGGACCCGGGCTCAGGTGGAGGCTCTGGTGGCGGCGGGTCGCCTGGACGACCTGAGGAACAGACTCTGCAGCAGGATGAGCTTCGGCACCGCCGGACTCAGAGCGCCGATGGGAGCCGGGTTCAGCCGGATCAACGACCTCACCGTCATCCAGTCCACTCAG GGTCTGCATTCGTACCTGTCCAGGTATTTTGCTGACttcagcagcagaggagtggTGGTTGGTTTCGACACCAGAGGGCAGGAGGAGAGCGGCTGCAGCAGCCAGCG tttggcAACGCTGGCGGCAGCCGTGATGCTCAGCAGAGACGTTCCCGTCCATCTGTTCTCCACGTTCGTCCCCACGCCGTACGTG CCGTACGCCGTGAGGAAACTCGGGGCAGCAGCCGGAGTCATGATCACCGCCTCACACAACCCTAAAGAAGACAACGGATACAAG GTGTACTGGTGTAACGGCGCCCAGATCTCTGCCCCTCATGACAAGGAGATCCTGCGGAGTATCGTGCACCAGCTGGAGCCCTGGAGCGCCTCCTGCTGGGACGAGGAGCTAGTGGAGACCTCCCCCCTCAGGACCGACCCCCTGATCCAGATCAACAGCTGCTACATGGACGAGCTCACCTCCCTCTGCTTTCACAG GGATCTGAACAGAAGTTGTCCACTGAAGTTCGTCCACTCGTCATTTCACGGCGTCGGACACGTCTACGTCCAGCAGGCCTTTCAGACTTTTGGCTTCACTCCACCGATCCCCGTCCCAGAGCAGAAAGACCCCGACCCTAACTTCTCCTCCGTCCGATGCCCCAACCCCGAGGAGGGAGAGTCAGTCCTG aaactttctcttcttctggCAGAGAAGGAAAACGCCCGAATCGTTCTGGCAACGGATCCGGACGCCGACCGTTTGGCTGTAGCAGAGAAGTCTGACAG GTGCGGTTGGAAGGTGTTCACAGGTAACGAGCTGGCGGCTCTGTTGGGTTGGTGGATGTTGTTTAATTGGAAGGAGGCTCATCCAGATCCTGCAGACTCTCAGAAGGTTTACATGTTGGCCACCACGGTGTCCTCGAAGATCCTGCAGGCCTTCGCTCGTATGGAGGGGTTCTGCTTCGAG GAAACTCTTCCTGGGTTTAAATGGATCGGGAACAGAATCCATGAACTctccaaaacaggaaacagcgTCATATTCGCCTTCGAGGAGTCGATCG GTTTCCTCTGCGGCAGTTTGGTCCCTGAGAAAGATGGCGTGAGCGCGGCGGCGGTCGTGGCGGAAATGGCTGCTTACCTCCACAACAAGAACTTGAGTCTGAACCAACAGCTCCACAACATCTACCAGAC GTACGGGTATCACGTGTCTAAGACGTCCTACGTCATCTGTAATGACCCCCCCACCATCCAGAAGATCTTCAGCCGCATCAGAAACTTTGACGGCGAGGGTTCGTACCCAAAGACGTGCGGCGGTGTTCAGATCATCCATGTCAGAGACGTTACCACGGGATACGACAACAGCCAGCCCGACCTCAGATCT GTACTTCCTGTGACGAGCAGCAGTCACATGATCACCTTCACTCTACAGAACGGCATCGTGGCCACACTCAGAACCAGCGGCACCGAACCCAAAATCAAATTCTACACCGAGTACTGTGCCGCACCGGGGGTCAG TGAGGTGTCCAGTCTGGAGGCGGAGCTTAGGAAGACCACCGGCGCTCTGCTCGACGAGTTCCTGGAGCCTGAAAAGAACAACCTGATTCGCCGCTGCGTCTAG
- the lipt2 gene encoding octanoyl-[acyl-carrier-protein]:protein N-octanoyltransferase LIPT2, mitochondrial isoform X1: MEPARGGITVRTAGRHAPPSRLPHRERACSPPTAEFYCERFEFPVVRWRQSAVKTGNTCDVEEEEDEEKQQWRRPERRVKEDRQVSRQTEDRQFWMQGSRPVVEVVRLGLVSYQEALRLQQVYVNRHRAGPAHALLLCEHPPVFTTGIRHKPYPAAMLDRLRLLGADVQRTNRGGLITFHGPGQLVCYPVLNLSDFKKSVRWYVCELEKTIISACRRFGIEASTSPHTGVWVGDNKICAIGIHCGRYVTSHGLALNCNTDMSWFGHIVPCGIEGKGVTSLSAELQRDVSVEETIPHLLDAFRDQFNCQLTDGQTPETDQDTAQHHQRRD, encoded by the exons atgGAACCGGCTCGTGGAGGGATAACCGTCAGAACTGCTGGACGTCACGCTCCGCCTTCCCGCCTTCCACACCGTGAGCGCGCGTGCAGCCCGCCAACCGCCGAG TTTTACTGTGAAAGGTTTGAGTTTCCGGTCGTTAGGTGGCGGCAAAGTGCTGTAAAAACCGGAAATACATGTGACgtcgaagaagaagaagacgaggaaaaacaacaatggcGACGCCCAGAGAGAAGAGTtaaagaggacagacaggtgagcagacagactgaagacagacag TTCTGGATGCAGGGCAGCAGGCCTGTGGTGGAGGTGGTCCGTCTGGGCCTGGTCTCCTACCAGGAAGCTTTGCGGCTGCAGCAGGTCTATGTGAACCGGCACCGGGCCGGTCCAGCTCacgctctgctgctgtgtgagcaCCCGCCGGTCTTTACCACCGGGATCCGCCACAAGCCTTACCCCGCCGCCATGCTGGACCGCCTCCGCCTGCTGGGGGCCGACGTCCAGCGCACTAACCGCGGAGGACTCATCACCTTCCACGGGCCGGGACAGCTGGTCTGCTACCCGGTCCTGAACCTGAGCGACTTCAAGAAG AGTGTCCGATGGTATGTCTGTGAGCTGGAGAAGACCATCATCTCCGCCTGCAGGCGGTTCGGGATCGAGGCGTCAACATCTCCTCACACTGGAGTTTGGGTCGGAGACAACAAGATCTGTGCCATCG GAATCCACTGCGGTCGGTACGTCACGTCTCACGGCTTGGCTCTGAACTGTAACACGGACATGTCGTGGTTCGGACACATCGTCCCGTGCGGTATCGAAGGTAAAGGAGTGACGTCACTGagtgctgagctgcagagagacgTTAGCGTGGAGGAAACCATCCCTCACCTGCTGGACGCCTTCAGAGACCAGTTCAACTGTCAGCTGACGGATGGACAAACACCTGAAACTGATCAGGACACAGCGCAGCATCATCAGCGTAGAGACTGA
- the lipt2 gene encoding octanoyl-[acyl-carrier-protein]:protein N-octanoyltransferase LIPT2, mitochondrial isoform X3, which produces MEPARGGITVRTAGRHAPPSRLPHRERACSPPTAEFYCERFEFPVVRWRQSAVKTGNTCDVEEEEDEEKQQWRRPERRVKEDRQFWMQGSRPVVEVVRLGLVSYQEALRLQQVYVNRHRAGPAHALLLCEHPPVFTTGIRHKPYPAAMLDRLRLLGADVQRTNRGGLITFHGPGQLVCYPVLNLSDFKKSVRWYVCELEKTIISACRRFGIEASTSPHTGVWVGDNKICAIGIHCGRYVTSHGLALNCNTDMSWFGHIVPCGIEGKGVTSLSAELQRDVSVEETIPHLLDAFRDQFNCQLTDGQTPETDQDTAQHHQRRD; this is translated from the exons atgGAACCGGCTCGTGGAGGGATAACCGTCAGAACTGCTGGACGTCACGCTCCGCCTTCCCGCCTTCCACACCGTGAGCGCGCGTGCAGCCCGCCAACCGCCGAG TTTTACTGTGAAAGGTTTGAGTTTCCGGTCGTTAGGTGGCGGCAAAGTGCTGTAAAAACCGGAAATACATGTGACgtcgaagaagaagaagacgaggaaaaacaacaatggcGACGCCCAGAGAGAAGAGTtaaagaggacagacag TTCTGGATGCAGGGCAGCAGGCCTGTGGTGGAGGTGGTCCGTCTGGGCCTGGTCTCCTACCAGGAAGCTTTGCGGCTGCAGCAGGTCTATGTGAACCGGCACCGGGCCGGTCCAGCTCacgctctgctgctgtgtgagcaCCCGCCGGTCTTTACCACCGGGATCCGCCACAAGCCTTACCCCGCCGCCATGCTGGACCGCCTCCGCCTGCTGGGGGCCGACGTCCAGCGCACTAACCGCGGAGGACTCATCACCTTCCACGGGCCGGGACAGCTGGTCTGCTACCCGGTCCTGAACCTGAGCGACTTCAAGAAG AGTGTCCGATGGTATGTCTGTGAGCTGGAGAAGACCATCATCTCCGCCTGCAGGCGGTTCGGGATCGAGGCGTCAACATCTCCTCACACTGGAGTTTGGGTCGGAGACAACAAGATCTGTGCCATCG GAATCCACTGCGGTCGGTACGTCACGTCTCACGGCTTGGCTCTGAACTGTAACACGGACATGTCGTGGTTCGGACACATCGTCCCGTGCGGTATCGAAGGTAAAGGAGTGACGTCACTGagtgctgagctgcagagagacgTTAGCGTGGAGGAAACCATCCCTCACCTGCTGGACGCCTTCAGAGACCAGTTCAACTGTCAGCTGACGGATGGACAAACACCTGAAACTGATCAGGACACAGCGCAGCATCATCAGCGTAGAGACTGA
- the LOC104938051 gene encoding olfactory receptor 1: MLQNNSELVIVLEGLNDSLINRQIFFAFALTSYLFTVFVNLTLILTICLERSLHEPIYFFLCNLCFNGICGASIFYPKLLHDLLADAHVITYAGCLSQIFAVYGYVFCEFTSLTVMAYDRYLAICRPLQYRTVMTPQRVMQLVLVTWIFSLLETAGGTLLTARLALCKHHLPKIFCTNWEVVKMSCSDTTPNSIYGFVLMFSHLTQFGLILVSYTHLVRASLRLRSDRRKFVQTCLPHLITLFVFTLSLMFDTLHSRYALSSKTPQIVLNVLAAEFLVVPPLINPIIYGINLHQIRTRIVQNFSLIRDIQKTHPAKAAQLNSNINNI; this comes from the coding sequence ATGCTGCAGAATAACTCTGAGCTGGTGATTGTGCTTGAGGGTCTGAATGACTCTCTGATAAACCGTCAGATCTTCTTTGCCTTCGCTCTGACGTCGTACCTCTTCACGGTCTTCGTCAACCTGACGCTCATCCTCACCATCTGTCTGGAGAGGTCTCTCCACGAGCCCATCTACTTCTTCCTGTGTAACTTGTGTTTTAACGGGATCTGTGGGGCGTCGATTTTCTACCCGAAGCTGCTTCACGACCTTCTGGCCGACGCTCACGTCATCACATACGCCGGCTGTCTGTCTCAGATCTTTGCGGTTTACGGTTATGTTTTCTGTGAGTTCACCAGTCTGACCGTCATGGCGTACGACCGTTACCTGGCCATCTGCCGTCCGCTGCAGTACCGGACGGTAATGACGCCACAGAGAGTCATGCAGCTGGTGCTGGTCACCTGGATCTTCTCGCTGCTGGAGACGGCAGGCGGCACCCTCCTGACGGCCCGCCTGGCGCTCTGCAAACACCACCTCCCGAAGATCTTCTGCACCAACTGGGAGGTGGTGAAGATGTCGTGCTCTGACACGACCCCCAACAGCATCTATGGCTTCGTGCTCATGTTCTCGCACCTCACGCAGTTTGGACTCATCCTGGTATCATACACCCACCTGGTCCGGGCCTCGCTCCGGCTGCGCTCTGACCGCAGGAAGTTTGTGCAGACGTGTCTGCCGCACCTTATCACGCTGTTCGTCTTCACCTTGTCGCTGATGTTTGACACCTTGCATTCACGTTACGCGTTAAGCAGCAAAACGCCGCAGATTGTGCTGAATGTGCTGGCGGCAGAGTTCCTAGTAGTCCCGCCCCTCATTAACCCCATCATCTACGGCATCAACTTGCATCAGATCAGGACCAGGATCGTCCAGAACTTCTCCCTCATACGAGACATCCAAAAAACACACCCAGCGAAAGCAGCTCAGTTAAATagcaatataaataatatatga